In Methylomagnum ishizawai, one DNA window encodes the following:
- a CDS encoding ribosomal RNA small subunit methyltransferase A gives MVLNVEVGEVGGGVLGSRPAAIAEVVGRLLCGGNCVYAGLNIMAGYHCRAEKLFEVYPESFHPRPKVVSAIVRLVPHATPPVEVDPVVLGKVVAAAFSQRRKTLRNLVKTLFEEREIEAMGIDPNVRAETLGLEEYARMARRWAEKSR, from the coding sequence TTGGTTCTGAACGTCGAGGTTGGGGAGGTCGGGGGCGGTGTTTTGGGTTCCCGGCCCGCCGCGATTGCGGAGGTGGTGGGCAGGCTCTTATGCGGCGGAAATTGCGTCTACGCGGGCTTGAATATCATGGCCGGTTATCACTGCCGAGCCGAGAAGCTGTTCGAGGTCTACCCGGAAAGCTTCCATCCCCGGCCCAAGGTGGTGTCGGCCATCGTGCGGTTGGTGCCCCACGCGACGCCGCCGGTCGAGGTGGACCCCGTGGTGCTGGGCAAGGTGGTCGCCGCCGCGTTTTCCCAGCGCCGCAAGACCTTGCGGAACTTGGTCAAGACCTTGTTCGAGGAGCGTGAAATCGAGGCCATGGGGATCGATCCCAATGTGCGGGCGGAGACTTTGGGCTTGGAGGAGTATGCGCGGATGGCGCGGCGGTGGGCGGAGAAATCGCGATAG
- a CDS encoding baseplate J/gp47 family protein encodes MALDTKTFDTLVSEFAANVQGRASALIDFAVGSILRAVGEAASLVVLWLQGLVLQVLALTRFATSTGPDAESWAADFGFAKIAATYATGSVTFARFTTGRRAVIYPATLAQTADGSQTYAVVADTAHPAWSATDGAYVVEANAPSVAVPVQALAAGAAGNAAAGRVSVIVGQGIPYIDTATNATQFVGGADIEGDEAFRARFVLWFNSLSKATGTALDYAIGQVQSGLKWKLVENQNLDGSPRPGYLYAVVDDGSGDPPDGLLDAVRAAMAGVRALSIQYAAFPPEVLGADVSLIVEVDAAFDPGEVQAAVRDAVLAYLGGLNLGQALRWTKLVQIAYDAAPGGVTNVRTILVNGQMRDLEAGDEQVIRAGTVVVG; translated from the coding sequence ATGGCCCTCGACACCAAAACCTTCGATACCCTGGTTTCCGAATTCGCCGCCAATGTGCAGGGCCGGGCCTCCGCGTTGATCGATTTCGCGGTCGGCTCCATCCTGCGGGCCGTGGGCGAGGCCGCTTCCCTCGTCGTCCTGTGGCTACAGGGACTCGTCCTGCAAGTCCTGGCCCTGACCCGGTTCGCCACCTCGACCGGCCCCGACGCCGAATCCTGGGCGGCGGACTTCGGATTCGCCAAGATCGCGGCCACCTATGCCACGGGGTCCGTGACCTTCGCCCGCTTCACCACGGGGCGGCGGGCCGTCATCTATCCCGCCACCCTGGCGCAGACCGCCGACGGCTCGCAAACCTACGCCGTCGTCGCCGATACCGCCCATCCGGCATGGTCGGCCACCGACGGCGCCTATGTGGTGGAGGCGAACGCCCCAAGCGTGGCCGTGCCCGTGCAAGCCCTGGCCGCCGGGGCGGCGGGCAACGCGGCGGCGGGACGGGTGTCCGTCATCGTCGGCCAGGGCATCCCCTATATCGACACCGCGACCAACGCGACCCAGTTTGTAGGCGGCGCGGATATCGAGGGCGACGAGGCGTTCCGCGCCCGCTTCGTGCTGTGGTTCAACTCGCTGTCCAAGGCCACCGGGACCGCGCTGGACTACGCCATTGGGCAGGTTCAAAGCGGGTTGAAGTGGAAACTGGTGGAAAACCAAAACCTCGACGGCTCGCCCCGGCCCGGCTACCTCTACGCCGTGGTGGACGATGGCAGCGGCGACCCGCCCGACGGGTTGCTGGACGCGGTGCGGGCGGCGATGGCGGGCGTCCGCGCCCTGTCGATCCAGTACGCCGCGTTCCCGCCGGAGGTGCTGGGCGCCGATGTGTCGCTGATTGTCGAGGTTGATGCCGCCTTCGATCCGGGCGAGGTGCAAGCCGCCGTGCGCGATGCGGTGCTGGCCTACCTGGGCGGATTGAATCTCGGGCAGGCACTGCGCTGGACGAAGCTCGTGCAGATCGCCTACGACGCCGCGCCGGGGGGCGTAACCAATGTCCGCACGATCCTGGTGAACGGCCAGATGCGGGACTTGGAGGCCGGCGACGAACAGGTGATCCGCGCCGGTACGGTGGTGGTGGGCTAG
- a CDS encoding phage baseplate assembly protein V has protein sequence MRDLLNAMRTQAALVGGGKPAPRFGVVSAYDPDAYAVRVLLDPEDPATETGWMPLASPAIGNGWGILAGPSLGDQVEVGFLEDDPEQPYAAGRIYSDADRPTPDIDGAPTGCPSGEIWLVAKGGARLRLLAGGVVEIVGTTIQSQGDWRHTGTITASVDVVADGISLRGHTHGGVQTGSGDTGAPK, from the coding sequence ATGCGTGACCTCCTGAACGCCATGCGGACCCAGGCGGCGCTGGTGGGCGGCGGGAAGCCCGCGCCCCGCTTCGGGGTGGTGTCGGCCTACGACCCGGACGCCTACGCGGTGCGCGTGTTGCTGGACCCGGAAGACCCGGCCACCGAAACCGGCTGGATGCCCCTGGCCTCCCCGGCCATCGGCAACGGCTGGGGTATCCTGGCCGGGCCTTCGCTGGGGGACCAGGTGGAGGTGGGGTTCCTGGAGGACGATCCCGAACAGCCCTACGCGGCGGGCCGCATCTATTCGGACGCCGACCGGCCCACCCCGGACATCGACGGTGCGCCCACCGGCTGCCCGTCCGGGGAAATCTGGCTGGTGGCGAAGGGCGGGGCGCGGCTGCGGTTGCTGGCCGGCGGCGTGGTGGAGATCGTCGGGACCACGATCCAGAGCCAAGGCGACTGGCGGCACACCGGCACGATCACCGCCAGCGTGGACGTGGTGGCGGACGGCATCAGTTTGCGCGGCCACACCCATGGCGGCGTGCAAACCGGAAGCGGCGACACGGGAGCGCCCAAATGA
- a CDS encoding phage late control D family protein, with amino-acid sequence MNGEALALIPRGIVKLNGEIVHGWIEFETEANAFYEADTFSLSFATDAPDGKPAAWFIGQTELLVELLVVVFDGATANADILEPATSIFYGRVDTLDYDPAEGVVELSGRDLTGKLIDTKTTGKWQNLPASEIVRIIAGKNGLTPVVTATAGKAGAYYEIDHVTLTNARTEWDLLTYLAERTGKVVYIQGKALHFEDKPESGASNFLIEWVTTSDVRGYPVSNVEKLRFSKSLTLAKDVIVKVRSWNAKRKRAFTVQARATKRPSTALAQEAQPEGDAQVYSFSKPGLSKEDALAYAQQKLAEISAHELKLAFSAPGTHALNIRTLIEVRGTGTRFDTLYYPDTITRRLAPDDGGYSMEVAAKNHDPNSEVLI; translated from the coding sequence ATGAACGGCGAAGCCCTGGCCCTGATCCCCCGTGGCATCGTCAAGCTGAACGGCGAGATCGTCCACGGCTGGATCGAATTCGAGACCGAGGCCAATGCGTTCTACGAGGCCGACACGTTCTCCCTGTCGTTCGCCACCGACGCGCCGGACGGCAAACCCGCCGCGTGGTTCATTGGGCAAACCGAACTCCTGGTGGAACTCCTGGTGGTGGTGTTCGACGGGGCCACCGCGAACGCCGACATCCTGGAACCGGCCACGTCCATCTTCTACGGGCGGGTCGATACCCTGGATTACGACCCGGCGGAAGGCGTCGTCGAGCTGTCCGGGCGCGACCTGACCGGCAAGCTCATCGACACCAAGACCACCGGGAAATGGCAGAACCTGCCCGCGTCGGAGATCGTCCGCATCATCGCCGGGAAGAACGGCTTGACGCCCGTGGTGACGGCCACCGCCGGGAAGGCCGGGGCCTATTACGAGATCGACCACGTTACTTTGACGAACGCCCGCACCGAGTGGGATTTGCTGACCTATCTGGCTGAACGTACCGGAAAAGTTGTGTATATCCAGGGGAAGGCATTGCATTTCGAGGACAAGCCGGAATCGGGAGCCTCAAATTTTCTAATTGAATGGGTTACAACATCGGATGTTAGGGGTTATCCAGTTAGTAATGTCGAGAAATTGCGATTTTCCAAGAGCCTGACCCTCGCCAAAGACGTGATCGTCAAGGTGCGGTCGTGGAACGCCAAGCGGAAACGGGCCTTCACGGTACAAGCCAGGGCCACGAAGCGCCCCAGCACGGCGCTTGCCCAGGAGGCCCAGCCGGAAGGCGATGCCCAGGTTTATTCGTTCTCCAAGCCCGGCCTTTCCAAGGAAGACGCGCTGGCCTATGCCCAGCAGAAGTTGGCGGAAATCAGCGCCCACGAGCTGAAGCTGGCGTTTTCCGCGCCCGGTACCCACGCGCTGAACATCCGCACCCTGATCGAGGTGCGCGGCACCGGGACCCGGTTCGACACCCTCTATTACCCGGACACCATCACCCGGCGGTTGGCCCCGGACGATGGCGGGTATTCGATGGAGGTGGCCGCGAAGAACCACGATCCGAATTCCGAGGTATTGATATGA
- a CDS encoding DUF1640 domain-containing protein — protein MATITFDTHKFIQTLQEAGFDPKQAEAVSKAFREATGEGEFATKRDVELVRQDVRELELRLDARFEKMDGKLTLVQWMLALVVAAEVVPLLASLFR, from the coding sequence ATGGCGACCATTACCTTCGACACCCACAAATTCATCCAGACCTTGCAAGAAGCGGGCTTCGATCCGAAGCAGGCCGAGGCCGTGTCCAAGGCGTTCAGGGAGGCCACCGGGGAAGGCGAGTTCGCCACCAAGCGGGACGTGGAGTTGGTCCGGCAGGATGTCCGCGAACTCGAACTCAGGCTGGATGCCCGGTTCGAGAAGATGGACGGCAAGCTCACGCTCGTTCAATGGATGCTGGCCCTCGTCGTGGCGGCGGAGGTCGTGCCGCTGCTGGCGAGCCTGTTCCGTTGA
- a CDS encoding DUF4054 domain-containing protein — MTPAEFLARFPEFDGLDGIAGPGIQAAIDEAGPHFDVERWGDLYLQGLGNFVAHTLLMRKKRHDAMRNTNDTDPPPDAVSYKAGDTEIKFSEKLILYKVEKSPYVSTEYGQQYLYLRDIVGAGALAV; from the coding sequence ATGACCCCGGCGGAATTCCTGGCCCGCTTCCCGGAGTTCGACGGCTTGGACGGCATCGCCGGGCCGGGCATCCAGGCCGCCATCGACGAGGCCGGCCCGCATTTCGATGTGGAGCGCTGGGGCGACCTGTATCTCCAGGGGCTGGGGAATTTCGTGGCCCATACCCTGCTGATGCGGAAGAAGCGCCACGACGCGATGCGGAATACCAACGATACCGACCCGCCGCCGGATGCGGTTTCCTACAAGGCCGGGGATACCGAGATCAAATTCTCGGAAAAACTGATCCTGTACAAGGTCGAGAAAAGCCCCTATGTCTCCACAGAATACGGCCAGCAATACCTGTATCTGCGGGATATTGTCGGCGCGGGGGCCTTGGCGGTATGA
- a CDS encoding DUF2184 domain-containing protein: MPTTPQQRQAAIAAYTEQRRMALDAAPGVLPQVFSQHTPSPLMRVGDSAEALSFVVAQLAHTEATVFAKQYTPMQYEELLPLSYEAGEYATEIRYEIMDAVGATRSGSGKGAVNLVDVAYADKTFPVVADNIGYDYTQEELRQTAYLRRPISSARMDAAMDIYRRKLNAVGLFGDTQRNLTGLFNNPYVPQASAPTGNWASATPDQILADINTALLAVWNNSANNDHADTLALAPSAYSQLLRPRATNSDTTLLRFVQENNLTTQRTGRPLKIAPAYGLDTAGVGGTKRLMAYVRSPLRLVMHIPLPLRFLAPQFVGLSVQVPGEFKYSGVENRYIKSSYYMDGL, from the coding sequence ATGCCAACCACCCCCCAGCAAAGACAAGCGGCCATCGCCGCCTACACCGAACAGCGCCGGATGGCCCTGGATGCCGCCCCCGGCGTCCTGCCCCAGGTGTTCAGCCAGCACACCCCGTCCCCCCTGATGCGGGTGGGCGATAGCGCGGAAGCCCTCAGCTTCGTGGTGGCGCAGTTGGCCCACACCGAGGCGACGGTCTTCGCCAAGCAGTACACCCCGATGCAGTACGAGGAATTGCTGCCCCTGAGCTACGAGGCGGGCGAGTACGCGACGGAAATCCGCTACGAGATCATGGACGCCGTGGGCGCCACCCGTTCCGGGTCCGGCAAGGGCGCGGTCAACCTGGTCGATGTGGCCTACGCCGACAAGACCTTCCCGGTGGTGGCCGACAACATCGGCTACGACTACACCCAGGAGGAATTGCGCCAGACCGCCTACCTGCGCCGCCCGATCAGTTCGGCCCGGATGGACGCGGCCATGGACATCTACCGCCGCAAGCTGAACGCGGTGGGCCTGTTCGGCGATACCCAGCGCAACCTGACCGGCCTGTTCAACAACCCCTACGTGCCGCAGGCGTCCGCGCCGACCGGCAATTGGGCCAGCGCCACGCCGGACCAAATCCTGGCGGACATCAACACCGCCTTGCTGGCCGTCTGGAACAACAGCGCGAACAACGACCATGCCGACACCCTGGCCCTCGCGCCATCGGCCTACAGCCAGTTGCTCCGCCCCCGCGCCACGAACTCCGACACGACCCTCCTCCGGTTCGTGCAGGAGAACAACCTCACCACCCAGCGCACCGGCAGGCCCCTCAAGATCGCCCCGGCCTATGGCCTGGACACCGCCGGGGTGGGCGGCACCAAGCGCTTGATGGCCTACGTCCGGTCGCCGTTGCGGCTCGTGATGCACATCCCGTTGCCCCTGCGCTTCCTGGCCCCGCAGTTCGTCGGGCTGTCGGTGCAGGTGCCGGGCGAGTTCAAGTACTCGGGCGTCGAAAACCGCTATATCAAATCCTCCTATTACATGGACGGGCTGTAA
- a CDS encoding structural cement protein Gp24: MSKPDLSSPGGLQRAIGYPGMVVAGEVHAIRDFVNDAAVPVDFGVAVAFGSADGNCKAPSALTDRLLGISVRHVTMPATYGGGNTVRYAQYKAVPVLQEGPIHAIAAQAVNRGDRAAALLNGAATASVKPGGNTGNGTLAMDASTPTVAGYQVGTYTVRCTATASNGGTFTVTGPDGASKGTVAVGSTFNNEIKFVVADGSTDFALGDGFDVVVAGGLIGSIEPAAMPSSSAAKSGGNTGTGTLTLDNTTPLLAGARPGVYTVRFTAAAANNGTFRVFDPDGNVLGDVAMSGGAGSFANQVKFALADGGTDFVVGDGFDIAVGGDRIAFPNAYWETTTAKGALGIVKVVR, translated from the coding sequence ATGAGCAAACCCGATCTAAGTTCGCCCGGCGGGCTGCAACGCGCCATCGGCTACCCCGGCATGGTGGTGGCGGGCGAGGTCCACGCCATCCGCGATTTCGTCAACGACGCCGCCGTGCCCGTCGATTTCGGCGTGGCCGTGGCTTTCGGTTCCGCCGATGGCAACTGCAAAGCGCCGTCCGCCTTGACCGACAGGCTGCTGGGCATTTCTGTCCGGCATGTCACTATGCCCGCGACCTACGGCGGCGGGAACACCGTGCGCTATGCCCAATACAAGGCGGTCCCCGTCTTGCAGGAAGGTCCGATCCACGCCATCGCCGCCCAGGCCGTGAACCGGGGCGACCGCGCCGCCGCGCTGCTCAATGGCGCGGCCACGGCTTCCGTGAAGCCCGGCGGCAACACCGGCAATGGCACCCTCGCGATGGATGCCAGCACGCCCACCGTCGCCGGCTACCAAGTCGGCACCTATACCGTGCGCTGCACGGCGACCGCCAGCAACGGCGGCACCTTCACCGTCACCGGCCCGGACGGCGCGAGCAAAGGCACCGTGGCCGTGGGGTCCACCTTCAACAACGAGATCAAGTTCGTCGTGGCGGACGGCTCCACCGATTTCGCCCTGGGCGACGGCTTCGACGTGGTGGTGGCGGGCGGCTTGATCGGCTCCATCGAACCGGCGGCGATGCCGTCCAGTTCGGCGGCGAAGAGCGGGGGCAACACCGGCACCGGCACGCTGACGCTCGACAACACCACCCCGCTGCTGGCCGGCGCGAGGCCCGGCGTCTACACCGTGCGCTTCACCGCCGCCGCCGCCAACAACGGCACCTTCCGCGTTTTCGACCCGGACGGCAATGTCCTGGGCGATGTGGCGATGTCCGGCGGGGCCGGATCGTTCGCCAACCAGGTCAAGTTCGCCCTGGCCGATGGCGGCACCGATTTCGTCGTGGGCGACGGCTTCGACATCGCCGTGGGCGGCGACCGCATCGCGTTCCCCAACGCCTACTGGGAAACCACCACGGCCAAGGGCGCGCTCGGCATCGTCAAGGTCGTCCGCTAA
- a CDS encoding DUF2213 domain-containing protein: MAGTMPAMETVLAFDLLPLTRRETTPEGYLVAPGVLARTGIQTYYAYELGLDGGGMDPLRRVRLHRPPEEVFDPGSLATFKNLPVTVGHPPDGVDAANWRKTAVGDCRGGLREGDTQVGTVTVRDAQAVEAVRDGTTELSCGYTFVPDMTPGTDPVSGEPYDGIQRRIRGNHVALVDAGRCGSACRIADSQPNPGDNPMPDPIRKTVVDGIPIELNDTAAAAVEKLLKERDAAKTAADSALKGKADAEQALADATKAHQDAVGKLATDHAAKVAELEKDVLTPAQRDAMVRGWAEMLADAKRLAPTVATDGKTCVDVRRAVVKDVGDRNATAQGVIAAILAGKALEAADADTVRAAFNAVKALPIAHAHDNRLDGFTQALAGVKVGDGPPVADARTLFHQNMADYATGH; this comes from the coding sequence ATGGCGGGCACCATGCCCGCCATGGAAACCGTCCTGGCCTTCGATCTATTGCCCCTGACCCGCCGGGAAACCACCCCGGAGGGTTACCTCGTGGCCCCCGGCGTGCTGGCCCGGACGGGCATCCAAACCTACTACGCCTATGAGTTGGGCTTGGACGGCGGGGGCATGGACCCCCTGCGCCGGGTCCGGCTCCACCGCCCGCCGGAAGAGGTGTTCGACCCCGGAAGCCTCGCCACCTTCAAGAACCTGCCCGTCACCGTGGGCCACCCGCCGGACGGGGTGGACGCGGCGAATTGGCGGAAGACCGCCGTGGGCGATTGCCGGGGCGGCCTCCGCGAGGGCGATACCCAGGTGGGCACGGTCACGGTGCGCGACGCCCAGGCGGTCGAGGCCGTGCGGGACGGCACCACCGAGCTTTCCTGCGGCTACACCTTCGTCCCCGACATGACGCCCGGCACCGACCCGGTGTCCGGCGAACCCTACGACGGCATCCAGCGCCGCATCCGGGGCAACCACGTCGCCCTGGTGGACGCGGGCCGCTGCGGGTCCGCCTGCCGCATCGCCGATTCCCAACCCAACCCCGGAGACAACCCCATGCCGGACCCGATCCGCAAGACCGTGGTCGATGGCATCCCCATCGAACTCAACGACACCGCCGCCGCCGCGGTGGAAAAGCTGCTGAAGGAGCGCGACGCGGCCAAGACCGCCGCCGATTCCGCCCTGAAAGGCAAGGCCGACGCCGAACAAGCCCTGGCCGACGCCACCAAGGCGCACCAGGACGCGGTGGGCAAACTGGCGACGGACCATGCGGCCAAAGTTGCGGAACTCGAAAAGGACGTGCTGACCCCCGCACAGCGCGACGCGATGGTGCGCGGCTGGGCGGAAATGCTGGCCGACGCCAAGCGCCTCGCGCCGACCGTGGCGACCGATGGCAAGACCTGCGTGGACGTGCGCCGCGCCGTGGTCAAGGACGTGGGCGACCGCAACGCCACCGCGCAAGGCGTCATCGCCGCCATCCTGGCCGGGAAGGCCTTGGAGGCCGCCGACGCCGATACCGTCCGCGCCGCGTTCAACGCCGTCAAGGCGCTGCCCATCGCCCATGCCCATGACAACCGCCTCGATGGGTTCACCCAGGCCTTGGCGGGCGTGAAGGTCGGCGACGGCCCGCCCGTGGCCGACGCCCGGACGCTGTTCCACCAGAACATGGCCGATTACGCCACCGGACACTGA
- a CDS encoding helix-turn-helix domain-containing protein — MAQDSKTRAILAQLSDTHGGTRVYVPKRKPISNARIKEARAEGKTCAEIARELGCHKSTISRRTR; from the coding sequence ATGGCGCAGGATTCGAAGACCAGGGCGATACTGGCGCAGTTATCGGATACCCATGGGGGGACGCGGGTATATGTGCCGAAAAGGAAACCCATTTCCAACGCGCGGATCAAGGAGGCGCGGGCGGAAGGGAAAACCTGCGCCGAGATAGCCAGGGAACTCGGATGCCACAAATCCACGATCAGCCGCAGGACGCGATAA
- a CDS encoding DUF1073 domain-containing protein, with the protein MATFRPSSGGVLVPAAAFHALYPEPVQQAALQDGPMPPGTSRPVGDGLENILAGLGTGRDKASHTGWTFPRLLARQDLENMYRVSWLAKRIVNAPADDMTREWRAHSFDDGAGTENRRMEQAEKRFGIRHKVNEALRWARLYGGSLIIVGTADTQARPRALAEPLETDRIPKGGLRYLMVVDRWRCPSSGKIETDPASPHFGMPESYLLADTGYEIHHSRVVRFDGERLPWSSWRQNALWHDSALQHVLDALKGCDTTVAAIATMMFEANVDILKLSSLDAKLSRKDGEALLHKRFRMAATMKSFNHLFMLDETETYEKKSNSFANLDKIMQEFYAYVAGAAGIPLTRLFGRSPGGLNATGDSDLENYYGRIASDQEAELRPRLETLDAILYRHELGAIPDDAGFEFNSLWELTDKERAEVEEKRANRDRAYVDMGAVTPDLVARELKDRGTYRAMTDDDLLDAEEEPDEEGDTGSEGQQTGDAALALRPTRAMAEEAKRGLAWRRKHGRGGTAIGIARARDIARRRNLSPETVRRMHGFFARHEADTRAEGFRPSEGGYPSIHRIDHALWGGDAGKAWADRMMARLDKRDD; encoded by the coding sequence ATGGCAACCTTCCGACCCTCCTCCGGCGGCGTGCTGGTACCGGCCGCCGCCTTCCACGCCCTCTACCCCGAGCCGGTACAGCAGGCCGCGCTACAGGACGGACCCATGCCGCCAGGAACCAGCCGTCCCGTGGGCGACGGCCTGGAAAACATCCTGGCCGGGCTGGGGACCGGGCGGGACAAGGCCAGCCATACCGGATGGACCTTCCCGCGCCTCCTGGCCCGGCAAGACCTGGAGAACATGTACCGGGTGTCCTGGCTCGCCAAGCGCATCGTCAACGCCCCGGCGGACGACATGACGCGGGAGTGGCGGGCGCATTCGTTCGACGATGGCGCGGGCACCGAGAACCGGCGCATGGAACAGGCCGAAAAGCGCTTCGGTATCCGCCACAAGGTCAACGAGGCGCTGCGGTGGGCGCGGCTCTATGGCGGCTCGCTCATCATCGTCGGCACGGCGGACACCCAGGCCCGGCCCCGCGCCCTGGCCGAACCCCTGGAAACCGACCGCATCCCCAAGGGCGGGCTGCGCTACCTGATGGTGGTGGACCGCTGGCGTTGCCCGTCGTCCGGCAAGATCGAGACCGACCCGGCCTCCCCGCACTTCGGGATGCCGGAATCCTACCTGCTGGCCGACACCGGCTACGAAATCCACCACAGCCGCGTCGTCCGGTTCGACGGGGAGCGGCTGCCCTGGTCCTCGTGGCGGCAGAACGCCCTGTGGCACGACAGCGCGTTGCAGCACGTCCTGGACGCCCTCAAGGGCTGCGACACCACGGTCGCGGCCATCGCCACCATGATGTTCGAGGCCAACGTGGACATCCTCAAGCTGTCGAGCCTGGATGCGAAGCTGTCCCGCAAGGACGGGGAGGCGCTGCTGCACAAGCGGTTCCGCATGGCGGCCACCATGAAGAGCTTCAACCACCTGTTCATGCTGGACGAGACCGAAACCTACGAGAAGAAATCCAACTCGTTCGCCAACCTCGACAAGATCATGCAGGAGTTCTACGCCTACGTGGCCGGGGCCGCGGGCATCCCCCTCACCCGGCTGTTCGGGCGCTCGCCGGGCGGGCTGAACGCCACCGGGGACAGCGACCTCGAAAACTATTACGGGCGCATCGCGTCGGACCAGGAGGCCGAACTCCGGCCCCGGCTGGAAACGCTGGACGCCATCCTCTACCGGCACGAACTCGGGGCCATCCCGGACGACGCCGGGTTCGAGTTCAACAGCCTGTGGGAACTGACCGACAAGGAACGGGCCGAGGTGGAGGAAAAGCGGGCGAACCGGGACCGGGCCTATGTGGACATGGGGGCCGTCACCCCGGACCTCGTGGCCCGCGAACTCAAGGACCGGGGCACCTACCGGGCCATGACCGACGACGACTTGCTGGACGCGGAGGAAGAGCCGGACGAGGAAGGCGATACCGGCTCCGAAGGACAACAAACCGGCGACGCGGCCCTGGCGCTGCGCCCGACCCGCGCCATGGCGGAAGAAGCCAAGCGCGGCCTTGCGTGGCGCAGGAAGCACGGGCGGGGCGGCACGGCTATTGGCATCGCCCGCGCCCGCGACATCGCCCGGCGGCGGAACCTCTCGCCCGAGACCGTGCGCCGGATGCACGGCTTCTTCGCCCGGCACGAAGCCGACACCAGGGCCGAGGGCTTCCGGCCCAGCGAGGGCGGGTATCCCAGCATCCACCGTATCGACCATGCGCTGTGGGGCGGGGACGCGGGCAAGGCGTGGGCGGATCGGATGATGGCGCGGCTGGATAAGCGGGATGATTAG